A window from Sinorhizobium fredii encodes these proteins:
- a CDS encoding LysR family transcriptional regulator: MLTSDDLAFFSVLTGSKSLAESARKLNVTPPAVTQRLRALEEKVGVRLIDRSGRRLRLTEEGSLVASHSVIVSETIDSLAEALADRRGAVRGHLRVAAPHGFGRLYVAPVVEAFAREHGGATATLQLSDHPAALLVESYDVVVHIGAPGHLDQVVTTLAPNPRILCASPRYLDSAPPISAPADLAQHRCLAVRENDEDVTLWRFKGPRQEMATVRVNPVMSSNDGAVIREWALAGQGIMIRSEWNVAEDLADGRLQQVLPNWKLPPADIVAMLGSRHGRSARTTAFLTMLRQALKPPPWQAACSEPGGQ, encoded by the coding sequence ATGTTGACGTCCGATGACCTTGCCTTCTTTTCGGTGCTGACAGGCTCGAAATCTCTCGCGGAAAGCGCGAGAAAGCTGAACGTCACGCCTCCGGCAGTGACACAGCGCCTGCGAGCGCTGGAAGAGAAGGTCGGGGTGCGGCTGATCGATCGGTCCGGACGGCGGCTGCGCCTCACGGAAGAGGGCTCGTTGGTTGCTTCTCACAGCGTTATCGTCAGCGAGACCATCGATTCGCTTGCCGAAGCCCTAGCTGATCGCAGAGGCGCGGTTCGCGGGCACCTCAGGGTCGCCGCACCACACGGCTTTGGACGGCTCTATGTGGCCCCGGTCGTGGAAGCGTTCGCACGAGAGCACGGCGGCGCGACCGCTACGCTGCAGTTGTCCGATCATCCGGCGGCTCTGCTCGTCGAAAGCTATGATGTCGTTGTTCACATTGGGGCGCCGGGGCATCTGGACCAGGTCGTCACGACACTGGCGCCGAACCCTCGAATACTCTGCGCAAGTCCGAGGTACCTCGACTCGGCACCGCCCATTTCAGCGCCCGCCGATCTTGCTCAACATCGCTGTCTTGCCGTTCGGGAAAACGACGAGGACGTGACGCTGTGGCGCTTCAAGGGGCCGCGACAGGAGATGGCGACGGTGCGCGTCAATCCGGTCATGTCGAGCAACGATGGTGCCGTCATCCGCGAGTGGGCGCTTGCCGGTCAGGGCATCATGATCCGTTCCGAGTGGAACGTGGCAGAAGATCTCGCTGACGGACGGCTGCAGCAGGTGCTGCCCAACTGGAAGCTCCCACCGGCCGACATCGTCGCGATGCTCGGCTCGCGTCACGGGCGAAGCGCCCGGACTACTGCCTTCCTAACGATGCTTCGACAAGCGCTGAAGCCGCCGCCCTGGCAAGCGGCTTGTTCGGAACCGGGTGGTCAATAG
- a CDS encoding DSD1 family PLP-dependent enzyme: protein MVQATIEPTPRLAASTSLEDLETPCLVLDAGRMDRNVQRLRSRLDAMGVALRPHLKTAKSIEVARRVMSSPAGPATVSTLKEAEQFAAAGVRDMIYAVGIAPAKLARVAELRASGVDLVVTLDTVQQARAVAEASRRSGTRIPAMIEIDCDGHRSGVRPTNQAQLVEIGQALTAGAELRGVLTHAGDSYKGGGVEALRLSAGTERSAVVEAARILRTAGLPCPVVSVGSTPTAHHATDLAGVTEVRAGVFVFFDLVMAGLGVCQIEDIALSVLATVIGHQREKGWIITDGGWMSLSRDRGTGKQAVDQGYGLVCDVDGTPYQDVIVADANQEHGIVAVRPGSNARLPDLAVGDRVRILPNHACATAAQHETYHVVRGRSHAVETRWTRFGGW from the coding sequence ATGGTCCAAGCGACGATCGAGCCCACACCCCGGCTGGCCGCCTCGACCAGCCTTGAGGACCTGGAAACACCCTGCTTGGTCCTGGACGCTGGCCGAATGGACAGGAATGTTCAGCGGCTCAGAAGCCGACTTGACGCCATGGGAGTGGCACTCCGGCCGCATTTGAAGACCGCCAAGTCGATCGAAGTGGCACGGCGGGTGATGAGCTCGCCGGCGGGACCGGCAACTGTCTCTACCCTGAAGGAGGCTGAACAGTTCGCGGCGGCAGGCGTCCGGGACATGATCTATGCAGTCGGCATCGCTCCAGCGAAGCTCGCGCGTGTCGCGGAGCTGCGCGCAAGCGGCGTCGATCTCGTGGTCACTCTGGATACTGTTCAGCAGGCGCGAGCGGTGGCCGAGGCGTCTCGGCGGTCCGGGACGCGCATCCCGGCCATGATCGAGATCGATTGCGACGGCCACCGCTCCGGTGTGCGACCCACTAACCAGGCGCAGCTGGTGGAAATCGGGCAGGCGCTGACGGCAGGTGCTGAGCTGCGTGGAGTCCTCACCCACGCCGGCGACAGCTATAAGGGCGGAGGTGTCGAGGCGCTGCGGCTCTCCGCGGGGACGGAACGATCGGCCGTCGTGGAGGCGGCGCGCATTCTGCGGACCGCGGGGCTGCCCTGCCCGGTCGTCAGCGTCGGCTCGACACCGACGGCCCATCACGCGACGGATCTCGCTGGAGTGACGGAAGTCCGCGCGGGCGTCTTCGTCTTCTTCGACCTGGTGATGGCTGGGCTCGGTGTCTGCCAAATCGAAGACATCGCACTCAGCGTGCTTGCGACCGTCATCGGACACCAGCGCGAGAAAGGGTGGATCATAACTGATGGCGGATGGATGTCGCTGTCGCGGGACCGTGGCACTGGTAAGCAGGCCGTCGACCAGGGCTATGGTCTGGTCTGTGACGTGGATGGCACGCCCTATCAAGACGTCATCGTTGCCGACGCGAACCAGGAACACGGAATCGTCGCCGTGCGTCCCGGATCGAACGCACGTCTGCCGGATTTGGCGGTCGGAGACCGGGTGCGGATCCTGCCAAACCACGCCTGTGCGACCGCTGCGCAGCACGAAACCTATCACGTGGTCCGCGGCCGCTCGCACGCTGTCGAGACCCGCTGGACCCGCTTCGGAGGCTGGTGA
- a CDS encoding RidA family protein codes for MPKSMTVNTDRAPSPAGHYSQAKLVGQHLYISGQLPIRTGGEALADNSFETQAAQALDNLLAILEAAGGTAADLVRVTAYIVGVANWPRFNQVYAARLGDSRPARTVVPVPELHYGYLVEVDAIAVIASDAPAGGAGNRAV; via the coding sequence ATGCCCAAGTCCATGACTGTGAATACCGATCGAGCACCAAGCCCGGCGGGCCACTACTCACAAGCGAAGCTCGTCGGTCAGCATCTCTACATTTCGGGTCAGCTCCCGATCCGCACGGGTGGAGAGGCCCTGGCGGATAACAGCTTCGAGACCCAGGCGGCGCAGGCCCTCGACAACTTGCTGGCGATTCTGGAAGCCGCAGGCGGAACCGCGGCCGATCTCGTTAGGGTGACCGCCTACATCGTCGGCGTGGCCAATTGGCCTCGCTTCAACCAGGTTTATGCGGCGCGACTAGGGGATTCCCGTCCGGCTCGTACCGTCGTTCCGGTGCCGGAACTTCACTATGGCTATCTCGTCGAAGTCGATGCGATAGCCGTCATTGCCTCAGATGCTCCTGCCGGAGGGGCAGGAAACAGGGCCGTATAA
- a CDS encoding NAD(P)/FAD-dependent oxidoreductase: MSPIVKRIQNDQELPAKADAVVIGGGIVGATAAFLLAERGLSVALVEKGHVGGEQSSRNWGWCRRQNRDERELPLSGVALQVWDEFAAKIGEDVGFRRCGLLYATDDPRQLAEWEAWRDMARPFNVNTRMLSAKEAAAAIPANGRRWLGGVHSIDDGKAEPAIAAPTIADGARKFGATIHQECAARGLDLVNGAVAGVITEKGTIRTQAVLCAGGAWTSMFCRQYGVLFPQASVRQTALRTRPTRDLGEAIYTPQCALTRRLDGSYTLAISGRAMLDITPQGIRYARWFMPMFLARLKAIQIGVGKSMFRGPEALASWNKDTQSPFERMRVLDPTPSRRTIAAILKGVTEQFPALAGIEVADSWGAYVDCTPDAVPVISPADGVKGLYLAAGGSGHGFGLGPGIGRLAADLVANDKPCVDPTPFRLSRFFDGSRIKVGGI; encoded by the coding sequence ATGTCTCCAATTGTCAAACGCATACAGAACGATCAAGAGCTTCCCGCCAAGGCGGATGCCGTGGTCATCGGCGGCGGCATCGTCGGCGCAACGGCAGCTTTCCTTCTCGCGGAGCGGGGACTGTCCGTCGCCCTGGTCGAAAAGGGCCATGTCGGAGGCGAGCAGTCGAGCCGCAACTGGGGCTGGTGCCGGCGGCAGAACCGGGACGAGCGCGAGCTGCCGCTCTCGGGCGTCGCTTTGCAAGTTTGGGATGAGTTTGCGGCGAAGATCGGAGAGGACGTCGGCTTCCGCCGATGCGGCCTGCTCTACGCTACCGATGATCCGCGGCAGCTGGCGGAATGGGAAGCATGGCGTGACATGGCTCGCCCGTTCAACGTCAATACCAGGATGCTGAGCGCCAAGGAAGCGGCTGCCGCGATTCCGGCGAACGGCCGCCGATGGCTCGGCGGAGTGCATTCGATCGATGACGGCAAGGCCGAACCCGCCATCGCCGCGCCGACGATCGCGGATGGCGCTCGCAAATTCGGGGCGACCATCCACCAGGAGTGCGCCGCCCGAGGGCTCGATCTGGTCAATGGCGCGGTGGCCGGGGTGATCACCGAAAAAGGAACCATCCGGACACAAGCCGTTCTCTGCGCCGGCGGCGCCTGGACGTCGATGTTTTGTCGCCAGTACGGAGTTCTGTTTCCGCAGGCGAGCGTGCGTCAGACGGCGCTTCGTACGCGACCCACAAGGGATCTGGGTGAGGCGATCTATACGCCGCAGTGTGCGTTGACCCGTCGGTTGGATGGCAGCTACACGCTTGCGATCAGCGGCAGGGCGATGCTCGACATCACCCCGCAAGGCATTCGCTACGCCCGCTGGTTCATGCCGATGTTCCTGGCGCGTCTGAAAGCGATCCAGATCGGTGTCGGCAAATCCATGTTCCGTGGACCGGAAGCGCTCGCGAGTTGGAACAAGGATACGCAATCGCCCTTCGAGCGAATGCGCGTTCTCGACCCAACGCCGAGCCGCCGTACGATCGCGGCTATTCTGAAAGGTGTCACGGAGCAGTTCCCTGCGCTGGCGGGCATCGAAGTCGCCGACAGTTGGGGAGCCTATGTGGATTGCACGCCGGACGCGGTGCCGGTCATCTCGCCGGCCGATGGTGTGAAGGGCCTATACCTGGCCGCGGGTGGCTCCGGCCACGGCTTCGGACTCGGACCGGGTATCGGCCGCCTGGCAGCTGACTTGGTTGCTAACGATAAGCCTTGCGTTGACCCCACGCCCTTCCGGCTGTCGCGCTTCTTTGATGGCTCCAGAATCAAGGTGGGCGGGATTTGA
- a CDS encoding threonine dehydratase, translated as MHLFARKDLEEAAALVYRHMSPTPQYVWPQISEMAGAVVWIKHENHTPAGAFKVRGGITFMDWLRRSGRSTRGIVTATRGNHGQSQARAARAAGLAAKIVVPHGNSVEKNAAMRAFGGEVIEYGRDFDEARTEARRLAAETGLFLVPPFHEEIVRGVSSYGLELFTAVPDLDAVYVPIGCGSGICGVITAREALGLKTEVIGVVSTHAPAAKLSFEAGRLIETETALTFADGMAVRIPVEEAFAMYSKGASRIVAVSDEEVAEAMRLIYRATHNVAEGAGAASLAALLKEASVMRGRKVGLILSGANVDAEVFQKVLGGETPPVAT; from the coding sequence ATGCATCTGTTCGCACGCAAGGACCTCGAGGAAGCCGCCGCACTCGTTTACCGGCATATGTCACCTACACCGCAATACGTGTGGCCGCAGATCTCGGAAATGGCAGGGGCCGTGGTCTGGATCAAGCACGAGAACCATACGCCGGCCGGCGCTTTCAAGGTCCGCGGCGGAATCACCTTTATGGATTGGCTCCGCCGCAGCGGGCGTTCGACCAGGGGAATCGTCACGGCAACGCGCGGGAATCATGGCCAGAGCCAGGCCCGTGCTGCGCGGGCAGCCGGTCTTGCCGCCAAAATCGTTGTCCCGCACGGCAATTCGGTCGAGAAGAACGCAGCCATGCGGGCCTTTGGCGGCGAGGTCATCGAGTACGGCCGCGACTTCGACGAGGCCCGTACCGAAGCCCGGCGCCTTGCCGCCGAAACCGGCCTATTCCTGGTACCGCCCTTTCACGAGGAGATCGTCCGGGGTGTCTCAAGCTATGGGTTGGAACTCTTCACCGCGGTGCCCGATCTCGATGCCGTCTATGTGCCCATCGGCTGCGGCTCGGGGATTTGCGGCGTCATCACCGCGCGCGAGGCCCTGGGCCTGAAGACGGAAGTGATCGGCGTAGTTTCGACGCACGCGCCGGCCGCGAAGCTCTCCTTCGAGGCCGGACGGCTGATCGAAACCGAAACGGCGCTGACGTTCGCCGACGGCATGGCCGTGCGCATTCCCGTCGAAGAAGCTTTCGCAATGTACTCGAAGGGCGCCTCACGGATCGTCGCCGTCAGCGACGAGGAGGTCGCCGAAGCGATGCGCCTCATCTACCGCGCGACCCACAATGTCGCCGAGGGTGCCGGCGCCGCGTCACTTGCGGCGCTGCTTAAGGAAGCCTCTGTCATGCGCGGCAGAAAAGTCGGCCTTATCTTGAGCGGCGCAAATGTGGACGCCGAGGTCTTCCAGAAAGTACTGGGCGGGGAGACACCACCGGTGGCGACGTAA